One window of Ziziphus jujuba cultivar Dongzao chromosome 5, ASM3175591v1 genomic DNA carries:
- the LOC107420141 gene encoding F-box only protein 13: MLKQVMELLDDCPVYVTKRKRNSEEDDCIFSGFSMDELNEDLLERILSWLPPSAFFRLTSVCKRWKSVAASASFKLACSHIPSRDPWFFMVDPNLNRLVVFDSAERNWKRLNHPPLLQQSSNYNSMPVAASGGLICFRNSSGNFIICNPVSGSCTELPTLEAEIQNLPLHAIVMNTSSNYHPHSYKLVLVLGEFPKLSCKVYDSSIGCWEDDISLDRKVDDSMEFESNDDNAVYFLSKAGNVVATNMQRSPSKQYSSVITNKDGEEIVYFLSSTGKVVACNLTCKHFSEYPRLLPVFSEYSIDVVECKGKMLVVLLSEFFESASVRVWWYDEDGRSWNQIAAMPPSMSHEWYGKKVDINCVGAGDQILICLNSADQFRYVVCDLVANEWVELPKCCINGEAIEFMSALSFEPRIEAAV; the protein is encoded by the coding sequence GTGATGGAGCTTCTTGATGATTGCCCCGTTTATGTAACAAAACGGAAGAGAAATTCAGAAGAAGATGATTGCATTTTCAGTGGCTTCTCTATGGATGAGCTTAATGAAGACCTCCTTGAAAGGATCCTTTCATGGCTACCACCCTCCGCTTTCTTCCGCCTTACTTCAGTGTGCAAAAGATGGAAATCAGTTGCGGCTTCTGCAAGTTTCAAGCTTGCTTGCTCTCACATTCCTTCCCGGGATCCATGGTTCTTTATGGTTGATCCCAATCTCAACCGGTTGGTTGTCTTTGATTCAGCTGAAAGAAACTGGAAGAGGCTAAATCATCCACCTCTTCTCCAGCAAAGCTCCAACTACAATTCCATGCCTGTTGCAGCCTCTGGTGGCTTGATCTGTTTCCGCAATTCATCAGGAAACTTCATTATATGCAATCCTGTTTCGGGATCCTGTACTGAACTCCCTACACTGGAAGCAGAGATACAAAATCTCCCTCTCCATGCCATTGTGATGAATACATCTTCGAATTACCACCCTCACTCGTACAAGCTTGTCCTGGTCTTAGGTGAATTTCCAAAACTTTCATGTAAAGTTTACGACTCTAGCATTGGTTGCTGGGAAGATGATATATCTTTAGACAGAAAGGTCGACGATTCCATGGAATTTGAGTCAAATGATGACAATGCTGTCTACTTTCTCAGTAAAGCTGGGAATGTAGTTGCAACTAACATGCAAAGAAGTCCATCTAAGCAATACTCATCAGTAATCACAAATAAAGACGGCGAGGAGATAGTCTACTTCCTTAGTTCCACCGGTAAGGTTGTTGCTTGCAATCTGACCTGCAAGCACTTTTCCGAGTACCCAAGGCTATTGCCTGTCTTCTCCGAGTACTCCATAGATGTTGTGGAGTGTAAAGGTAAGATGCTTGTCGTGCTGTTGTCAGAATTCTTTGAGAGCGCAAGTGTAAGAGTGTGGTGGTATGACGAGGATGGTCGATCTTGGAACCAGATTGCTGCAATGCCTCCATCAATGTCGCATGAGTGGTATGGCAAGAAGGTGGACATAAACTGTGTAGGGGCTGGTGATCAGATactgatatgcttaaactctgCTGACCAGTTCCGCTATGTTGTATGTGATTTGGTGGCCAATGAATGGGTTGAGTTGCCCAAATGTTGTATAAATGGTGAAGCAATAGAGTTCATGTCTGCACTCTCATTTGAACCCCGGATTGAAGCTGCTGTGTGA
- the LOC107420142 gene encoding E3 ubiquitin-protein ligase AIP2, with the protein MENMDSEESNLKQRLEELQRDLGKKQKFEDAVSSIKSLFLHRYSSASPSLRKLFYSVICRVATVLKTRYTSPGFWAAGLGLFEQAQSLVTDASEKNHLQSCIAQAKEVLHQVHNPPEPSNPSNGGYLFEGHLTVDPEPPQPQWLVQANLLNAAASLSNAESSSSSSLGPVEQDNSSENATTLLQSLIENLDSVLPPILENERGAPRVPPASKEVVAKLPVITITEEVLGKLGKDAECAICKENLVVNDKMQELPCKHTFHPPCLRPWLDEHNSCPICRHELQTDDHAYESWKEREKEAEEERKGAANAIRGGEYMYV; encoded by the exons aTGGAAAATATGGATTCGGAGGAAAGTAATCTGAAACAGCGATTGGAGGAATTGCAGAGAGATCTGGGGAAGAAGCAGAAGTTCGAGGACGCGGTCTCCTCCATCAAATCTCTGTTCCTCCATCGCTATTCCTCTGCATCTCCCTCTCTCCGCAAATTG TTCTATTCCGTCATTTGCCGAGTTGCAACCGTCTTGAAGACGAGGTACACGTCGCCTGGTTTCTGGGCTGCCGGATTGGGTCTTTTCGAGCAGGCCCAGAGCCTGGTCACCGATGCTTCCGAGAAGAATCACTTGCAGAGTTGCATTGCTCAGGCTAAGGAAGTCTTGCATCAAGTTCACAATCCGCCCGAGCCTTCCAATCCCAGTAATGGAG GGTATCTGTTTGAGGGTCATCTGACGGTGGATCCAGAGCCGCCACAGCCTCAGTGGCTTGTGCAAGCAAACCTCCTGAATGCCGCTGCTTCTCTCTCTAACGCcgaatcttcttcttcttcttctctaggACCGGTGGAACAAGACAACTCCTCGGAAAACGCTACCACTCTACTCCAGTCTCTCATTGAAAATTTGGATAGCGTTTTGCCGCCG ATTCTGGAGAATGAAAGAGGAGCCCCTAGAGTCCCACCTGCTAGTAAAGAAGTTGTGGCGAAGCTTCCTGTGATTACCATTACTGAGGAAGTACTTGGGAAGCTTGGTAAAGATGCAGAGTGCGCCATTTGTAAAGAAAATTTGGTTGTGAATGACAAGATGCAAGAGTTGCCTTGCAAGCACACCTTCCATCCTCCCTGTTTAAGGCCTTGGCTG GACGAGCACAATTCTTGTCCAATTTGTCGGCACGAGTTGCAAACGGATGATCATGCCTACGAGAGCTGGAAGGAACGGGAAAAGGAGGCTGAAGAAGAGAGGAAAGGTGCTGCAAATGCGATTCGTGGTGGTGAATACATGTATGTTTAG